In Grus americana isolate bGruAme1 chromosome 4, bGruAme1.mat, whole genome shotgun sequence, one genomic interval encodes:
- the LOC129206142 gene encoding protein O-GlcNAcase-like isoform X7, with product MAGRPRFLCGVVEGFYGRPWSMEQRKLLFQWLERWGLNCYMYAPKDELKHRLLWREPYTEHEAACMRSLIEAAHGQGVEFVFAISAGQDMVFSSAGDRLLLQQKLRQVAAMGCHSFALLFDDIDPCMCQADRDVFPSLAQAQASVANEVYRELGQPSVFLFCPTEYCSSLCSPSPSQSCYLLTLGQELLPGIGVIWTGPKVVSQELSATMLEEVEGVLQRRPVIWDNLYANDYDCRRVFLGPYTGRAHGLVPRLRGLLLNPNCELQANFIPIHTLSSWFQSELRSCAHADHTGMEAAAALGDSQGSQEGSYSPQEALELALLDWVAEINQQALEPGRTSGHPSISLKGGTRLQSGTAGEQEVTPDPQPHNPLPSGADQHGPEPCGMAPGEGRRKVTSEPEKDGGSRISAGGQQSPTGDGDQLPMGNRESCEPSSALPSAAGSAQSAGTPVATETLHSSGPAMRCSNGANASQNLPLPTRDARTGDGSPPQPPSSTQPEASRADVPQTPPGPEACTSPGPPAPLTDGAGASPGPPAPPTSEEAGSSPMALLTLEEAGSGPLVPLTPKEARSSPPAPVTPKEARSSPTAPVTPEEARSSPMTLLTPEEAGSVPTALLTLEEARSSPTAPLTLGEVRMLVELFYLPYHHGPQAQHLLEHFRWLRANSLSVAVPATATDASRGTQWRGRAQSFQLLCAQICRLHSHFVSSAGRALLYDLHPYLWDIRNMLLAASAFILWLDGHLLCDPDPKVTWGSCFGWCQSIAAPILLGGDAEPWTHRGGLFGELQALLPVGNSCDLFYHPPPLFPSSQLYLLRPLLPPDKGELYRMCRESLDCDPKVADVLAAHPDLLGDRLLGSFLSLSPEYTFVLEDEGGPCGYAAGALCAEGFLRQRDSNWLPAVRQKYPQDLSAGGPALGQDALEEALLFFHAELPAVPLPVLRRFPSLVQLGTAPRVLDVGASRSLAICLLSALRANGSRGVFCQVSATDRQQLSFYGKLGFVALPVALGSSPSAQLLGRLL from the exons ATGGCGGGGCGGCCGCGCTTCCTCTGCGGCGTGGTGGAAG GTTTCTATGGGAGACCATGGTCTATGGAACAGAGGAAACTTCTCTTTCAATG GCTGGAACGCTGGGGGCTGAACTGCTACATGTACGCGCCCAAGGATGAGCTGAAGCACCGACTGCTCTGGCGAGAGCCCTACACAGAGCATGAGGCAG CCTGCATGAGATCTCTCATCGAAGCTGCCCACGGGCAGGGTGTGGAGTTTGTTTTTGCCATTTCTGCTGGCCAGGACATGGTGTTTTCAAGTGCTGGGGAtcggctcctgctgcagcaaaaaCTCAGGCAG GTGGCTGCCATGGGGTGCCACTCCTTCGCGCTGCTCTTTGACGACATCGACCCCTGCATGTGCCAAGCTGACAGAGACGTCTTCCCCTCCCTGGCACAGGCTCAGGCCTCTGTGGCCAACGAGGTGTACCGGGAGCTGGGCCAACCCTCCGTCTTCCTCTTCTGCCCTACAG AGTACTGCAGTtctctgtgctctcccagccccagccagtcCTGCTACTTGCTGACCCTCGGCCAGGAGCTGCTCCCAGGGATCGGTGTCATCTGGACCG GGCCCAAGGTGGTGTCACAGGAGCTCTCGGCCACAatgctggaggaggtggagggTGTCCTGCAGCGCCGACCTGTCATCTGGGACAACCTGTACGCCAACGATTATGACTGCAGACGCGTCTTCCTGGGCCCCTACACGGGACGTGCCCACGGCCTTGTGCCCAGGCTCCGTGGACTGCTGCTCAACCCCAACTGCGAGCTCCAGGCCAACTTCATCCCCATACACACACTGAGCAGCTGGTTTCAGAGCGAGCTGAGGAGCTGTGCCCACGCTGATCACACAG GGATGGAGGCTGCGGCAGCTCTGGGGGACAGCCAGGGCTCACAGGAGGGGAGCTACAGCCCCCAGGAGGCCTTGGAGCTTGCGCTGCTTGACTGGGTGGCCGAGATAAACCAGCAGGCCTTGGAGCCAG GAAGGACCTCGGGACACCCCAGCATCAGCCTCAAGGGAGGAACGAGGCTGCAGTCTGGCACAGCCGGAGAACAGGAGGTCACGCccgacccccagccccacaaccCTCTTCCCAGTGGGGCGGACCAGCACGGCCCTGAGCCCTGTGGCATGGCaccaggggagggaaggaggaaggtgaCCTCGGAGCCTGAGAAGGACGGTGGGAGCAGGATCTCTGCTGGCGGTCAGCAAAGCCCCACAGGGGACGGGGACCAGCTCCCCATGGGGAACAGAGAGAGCTGTGagccctcctctgctctgcccagcgCAGCTGGGAGTGCCCAGTCCGCAGGAACCCCGGTGGCTACCGAGACCCTCCACAGCTCAGGCCCCGCAATGCGCTGCAGCAATGGGGCCAACGCCAGCCAGAACCTTCCCCTACCCACCCGTGATGCCAGGACAGGGGATggcagccctccccagccccccagcagtACCCAGCCCGAGGCCAGCAGGGCTGATGTGCCCCAGACACCCCCAGGGCCTGAGGCTTGCACCAgccctggccccccagcaccgcTCACTGATGGGGCTGGTGCTAgccctggccccccagcaccacccaccTCAGAGGAGGCTGGGTCCAGCCCCATGGCCCTGCTGACCCTGGAGGAGGCTGGGTCTGGCCCCCTGGTACCACTGACTCCCAAGGAGGCCAGGtccagccccccagcaccagTGACCCCAAAGGAAGCCAggtccagccccacagcaccgGTGACCCCAGAAGAGGCCAGGTCCAGCCCCATGACACTGCTGACCCCAGAGGAGGCTGGCTCTGTCCCTACGGCACTGCTGACCCTCGAGGAGGCCAggtccagccccacagcaccacTGACTCTGGGGGAGGTGCGGATGCTGGTGGAGCTCTTCTACCTGCCCTACCATCATGGGCCACAGGCGCAGCATCTCCTGGAGCACTTTCGGTGGCTCCGGGCAAACAGCCTCAGCGTGGCGGTCCCGGCCACAGCAACCGACGCCAGCAGG GGCACGCAGTGGCGTGGCCGAGCCCAGtccttccagctgctctgcGCTCAGATATGCCGCCTGCACAGCCATTTCGTCAGCAGCGCCGGACGGGCACTGCTCTATGATCTCCACCCCTACCTCTGGGACATCCGCAACATGCTGCTGGCCGCCAGTGCCTTCATCCTCTGGCTGG ATGGCCATCTCCTCTGCGACCCTGACCCCAAGGTCACCTGGGGAAGCTGCTTTGGCT ggTGCCAGAGCATCGCTGCCCCGatcctgctggggggggatgCTGAACCCTGGACGCATCGTGGGGGCCTCTTTGGAGAGCTGCAG gcactgctgcccgtGGGGAACAGCTGTGACCTCTTCTACCACCCACCTCCGCTCTTCCCATCCAGCCAGCTGTACCTCCTGCgcccgctgctgccgccggacAAG GGAGAGCTGTACCGAATGTGCCGGGAGAGTTTGGACTGTGACCCCAAAGTCGCAGACGTCCTTGCGGCCCATCCCGATCTCCTCGGTGACAG gctgctgggcagcttCCTGAGCCTGAGCCCCGAGTACACATTTGTGCTGGAGGACGAGGGTGGGCCGTGCGGCTACGCGGCCGGAGCACTCTGCGCTGAAGGCTTCCTGCGACAGCGAGACAGCAACTGGCTGCCTGCCGTACGGCAGAAGTACCCCCAAGACCTGAGTGCGGGTGGCCCAGCTCTGGGACAG GATGCCCTGGAGGAAGCGCTGCTCTTCTTCCACGCAGAGCTGCCGGCTGTGCCCCTGCCTGTGCTGCGGCGCTTTCCCTCCCTGGTGCAGCTGGGCACAGCCCCCCGCGTGCTGGACGTGGGGGCCAGCCGCAGCCTGGCTATCTGCCTGCTGAGCGCGCTCAGGGCCAACG GGTCACGGGGAGTGTTTTGCCAGGTCAGCGCCACTGACCGGCAGCAGCTGAGCTTCTACGGCAAGCTGGGCTTCGTCGCCCTGCCAGTGGCCTTGGGCAGCTCCCCCAGCGCTCAGCTCCTGGGACGTCTCCTCTGA
- the LOC129206142 gene encoding protein O-GlcNAcase-like isoform X6 codes for MAGRPRFLCGVVEGFYGRPWSMEQRKLLFQWLERWGLNCYMYAPKDELKHRLLWREPYTEHEAACMRSLIEAAHGQGVEFVFAISAGQDMVFSSAGDRLLLQQKLRQVAAMGCHSFALLFDDIDPCMCQADRDVFPSLAQAQASVANEVYRELGQPSVFLFCPTEYCSSLCSPSPSQSCYLLTLGQELLPGIGVIWTGPKVVSQELSATMLEEVEGVLQRRPVIWDNLYANDYDCRRVFLGPYTGRAHGLVPRLRGLLLNPNCELQANFIPIHTLSSWFQSELRSCAHADHTGMEAAAALGDSQGSQEGSYSPQEALELALLDWVAEINQQALEPGGRTSGHPSISLKGGTRLQSGTAGEQEVTPDPQPHNPLPSGADQHGPEPCGMAPGEGRRKVTSEPEKDGGSRISAGGQQSPTGDGDQLPMGNRESCEPSSALPSAAGSAQSAGTPVATETLHSSGPAMRCSNGANASQNLPLPTRDARTGDGSPPQPPSSTQPEASRADVPQTPPGPEACTSPGPPAPLTDGAGASPGPPAPPTSEEAGSSPMALLTLEEAGSGPLVPLTPKEARSSPPAPVTPKEARSSPTAPVTPEEARSSPMTLLTPEEAGSVPTALLTLEEARSSPTAPLTLGEVRMLVELFYLPYHHGPQAQHLLEHFRWLRANSLSVAVPATATDASRGTQWRGRAQSFQLLCAQICRLHSHFVSSAGRALLYDLHPYLWDIRNMLLAASAFILWLDGHLLCDPDPKVTWGSCFGWCQSIAAPILLGGDAEPWTHRGGLFGELQALLPVGNSCDLFYHPPPLFPSSQLYLLRPLLPPDKGELYRMCRESLDCDPKVADVLAAHPDLLGDRLLGSFLSLSPEYTFVLEDEGGPCGYAAGALCAEGFLRQRDSNWLPAVRQKYPQDLSAGGPALGQDALEEALLFFHAELPAVPLPVLRRFPSLVQLGTAPRVLDVGASRSLAICLLSALRANGSRGVFCQVSATDRQQLSFYGKLGFVALPVALGSSPSAQLLGRLL; via the exons ATGGCGGGGCGGCCGCGCTTCCTCTGCGGCGTGGTGGAAG GTTTCTATGGGAGACCATGGTCTATGGAACAGAGGAAACTTCTCTTTCAATG GCTGGAACGCTGGGGGCTGAACTGCTACATGTACGCGCCCAAGGATGAGCTGAAGCACCGACTGCTCTGGCGAGAGCCCTACACAGAGCATGAGGCAG CCTGCATGAGATCTCTCATCGAAGCTGCCCACGGGCAGGGTGTGGAGTTTGTTTTTGCCATTTCTGCTGGCCAGGACATGGTGTTTTCAAGTGCTGGGGAtcggctcctgctgcagcaaaaaCTCAGGCAG GTGGCTGCCATGGGGTGCCACTCCTTCGCGCTGCTCTTTGACGACATCGACCCCTGCATGTGCCAAGCTGACAGAGACGTCTTCCCCTCCCTGGCACAGGCTCAGGCCTCTGTGGCCAACGAGGTGTACCGGGAGCTGGGCCAACCCTCCGTCTTCCTCTTCTGCCCTACAG AGTACTGCAGTtctctgtgctctcccagccccagccagtcCTGCTACTTGCTGACCCTCGGCCAGGAGCTGCTCCCAGGGATCGGTGTCATCTGGACCG GGCCCAAGGTGGTGTCACAGGAGCTCTCGGCCACAatgctggaggaggtggagggTGTCCTGCAGCGCCGACCTGTCATCTGGGACAACCTGTACGCCAACGATTATGACTGCAGACGCGTCTTCCTGGGCCCCTACACGGGACGTGCCCACGGCCTTGTGCCCAGGCTCCGTGGACTGCTGCTCAACCCCAACTGCGAGCTCCAGGCCAACTTCATCCCCATACACACACTGAGCAGCTGGTTTCAGAGCGAGCTGAGGAGCTGTGCCCACGCTGATCACACAG GGATGGAGGCTGCGGCAGCTCTGGGGGACAGCCAGGGCTCACAGGAGGGGAGCTACAGCCCCCAGGAGGCCTTGGAGCTTGCGCTGCTTGACTGGGTGGCCGAGATAAACCAGCAGGCCTTGGAGCCAG GAGGAAGGACCTCGGGACACCCCAGCATCAGCCTCAAGGGAGGAACGAGGCTGCAGTCTGGCACAGCCGGAGAACAGGAGGTCACGCccgacccccagccccacaaccCTCTTCCCAGTGGGGCGGACCAGCACGGCCCTGAGCCCTGTGGCATGGCaccaggggagggaaggaggaaggtgaCCTCGGAGCCTGAGAAGGACGGTGGGAGCAGGATCTCTGCTGGCGGTCAGCAAAGCCCCACAGGGGACGGGGACCAGCTCCCCATGGGGAACAGAGAGAGCTGTGagccctcctctgctctgcccagcgCAGCTGGGAGTGCCCAGTCCGCAGGAACCCCGGTGGCTACCGAGACCCTCCACAGCTCAGGCCCCGCAATGCGCTGCAGCAATGGGGCCAACGCCAGCCAGAACCTTCCCCTACCCACCCGTGATGCCAGGACAGGGGATggcagccctccccagccccccagcagtACCCAGCCCGAGGCCAGCAGGGCTGATGTGCCCCAGACACCCCCAGGGCCTGAGGCTTGCACCAgccctggccccccagcaccgcTCACTGATGGGGCTGGTGCTAgccctggccccccagcaccacccaccTCAGAGGAGGCTGGGTCCAGCCCCATGGCCCTGCTGACCCTGGAGGAGGCTGGGTCTGGCCCCCTGGTACCACTGACTCCCAAGGAGGCCAGGtccagccccccagcaccagTGACCCCAAAGGAAGCCAggtccagccccacagcaccgGTGACCCCAGAAGAGGCCAGGTCCAGCCCCATGACACTGCTGACCCCAGAGGAGGCTGGCTCTGTCCCTACGGCACTGCTGACCCTCGAGGAGGCCAggtccagccccacagcaccacTGACTCTGGGGGAGGTGCGGATGCTGGTGGAGCTCTTCTACCTGCCCTACCATCATGGGCCACAGGCGCAGCATCTCCTGGAGCACTTTCGGTGGCTCCGGGCAAACAGCCTCAGCGTGGCGGTCCCGGCCACAGCAACCGACGCCAGCAGG GGCACGCAGTGGCGTGGCCGAGCCCAGtccttccagctgctctgcGCTCAGATATGCCGCCTGCACAGCCATTTCGTCAGCAGCGCCGGACGGGCACTGCTCTATGATCTCCACCCCTACCTCTGGGACATCCGCAACATGCTGCTGGCCGCCAGTGCCTTCATCCTCTGGCTGG ATGGCCATCTCCTCTGCGACCCTGACCCCAAGGTCACCTGGGGAAGCTGCTTTGGCT ggTGCCAGAGCATCGCTGCCCCGatcctgctggggggggatgCTGAACCCTGGACGCATCGTGGGGGCCTCTTTGGAGAGCTGCAG gcactgctgcccgtGGGGAACAGCTGTGACCTCTTCTACCACCCACCTCCGCTCTTCCCATCCAGCCAGCTGTACCTCCTGCgcccgctgctgccgccggacAAG GGAGAGCTGTACCGAATGTGCCGGGAGAGTTTGGACTGTGACCCCAAAGTCGCAGACGTCCTTGCGGCCCATCCCGATCTCCTCGGTGACAG gctgctgggcagcttCCTGAGCCTGAGCCCCGAGTACACATTTGTGCTGGAGGACGAGGGTGGGCCGTGCGGCTACGCGGCCGGAGCACTCTGCGCTGAAGGCTTCCTGCGACAGCGAGACAGCAACTGGCTGCCTGCCGTACGGCAGAAGTACCCCCAAGACCTGAGTGCGGGTGGCCCAGCTCTGGGACAG GATGCCCTGGAGGAAGCGCTGCTCTTCTTCCACGCAGAGCTGCCGGCTGTGCCCCTGCCTGTGCTGCGGCGCTTTCCCTCCCTGGTGCAGCTGGGCACAGCCCCCCGCGTGCTGGACGTGGGGGCCAGCCGCAGCCTGGCTATCTGCCTGCTGAGCGCGCTCAGGGCCAACG GGTCACGGGGAGTGTTTTGCCAGGTCAGCGCCACTGACCGGCAGCAGCTGAGCTTCTACGGCAAGCTGGGCTTCGTCGCCCTGCCAGTGGCCTTGGGCAGCTCCCCCAGCGCTCAGCTCCTGGGACGTCTCCTCTGA
- the LOC129206142 gene encoding protein O-GlcNAcase-like isoform X10 — MAGRPRFLCGVVEGFYGRPWSMEQRKLLFQWLERWGLNCYMYAPKDELKHRLLWREPYTEHEAACMRSLIEAAHGQGVEFVFAISAGQDMVFSSAGDRLLLQQKLRQAQASVANEVYRELGQPSVFLFCPTEYCSSLCSPSPSQSCYLLTLGQELLPGIGVIWTGPKVVSQELSATMLEEVEGVLQRRPVIWDNLYANDYDCRRVFLGPYTGRAHGLVPRLRGLLLNPNCELQANFIPIHTLSSWFQSELRSCAHADHTGMEAAAALGDSQGSQEGSYSPQEALELALLDWVAEINQQALEPGGRTSGHPSISLKGGTRLQSGTAGEQEVTPDPQPHNPLPSGADQHGPEPCGMAPGEGRRKVTSEPEKDGGSRISAGGQQSPTGDGDQLPMGNRESCEPSSALPSAAGSAQSAGTPVATETLHSSGPAMRCSNGANASQNLPLPTRDARTGDGSPPQPPSSTQPEASRADVPQTPPGPEACTSPGPPAPLTDGAGASPGPPAPPTSEEAGSSPMALLTLEEAGSGPLVPLTPKEARSSPPAPVTPKEARSSPTAPVTPEEARSSPMTLLTPEEAGSVPTALLTLEEARSSPTAPLTLGEVRMLVELFYLPYHHGPQAQHLLEHFRWLRANSLSVAVPATATDASRGTQWRGRAQSFQLLCAQICRLHSHFVSSAGRALLYDLHPYLWDIRNMLLAASAFILWLDGHLLCDPDPKVTWGSCFGWCQSIAAPILLGGDAEPWTHRGGLFGELQALLPVGNSCDLFYHPPPLFPSSQLYLLRPLLPPDKGELYRMCRESLDCDPKVADVLAAHPDLLGDRLLGSFLSLSPEYTFVLEDEGGPCGYAAGALCAEGFLRQRDSNWLPAVRQKYPQDLSAGGPALGQDALEEALLFFHAELPAVPLPVLRRFPSLVQLGTAPRVLDVGASRSLAICLLSALRANGSRGVFCQVSATDRQQLSFYGKLGFVALPVALGSSPSAQLLGRLL; from the exons ATGGCGGGGCGGCCGCGCTTCCTCTGCGGCGTGGTGGAAG GTTTCTATGGGAGACCATGGTCTATGGAACAGAGGAAACTTCTCTTTCAATG GCTGGAACGCTGGGGGCTGAACTGCTACATGTACGCGCCCAAGGATGAGCTGAAGCACCGACTGCTCTGGCGAGAGCCCTACACAGAGCATGAGGCAG CCTGCATGAGATCTCTCATCGAAGCTGCCCACGGGCAGGGTGTGGAGTTTGTTTTTGCCATTTCTGCTGGCCAGGACATGGTGTTTTCAAGTGCTGGGGAtcggctcctgctgcagcaaaaaCTCAGGCAG GCTCAGGCCTCTGTGGCCAACGAGGTGTACCGGGAGCTGGGCCAACCCTCCGTCTTCCTCTTCTGCCCTACAG AGTACTGCAGTtctctgtgctctcccagccccagccagtcCTGCTACTTGCTGACCCTCGGCCAGGAGCTGCTCCCAGGGATCGGTGTCATCTGGACCG GGCCCAAGGTGGTGTCACAGGAGCTCTCGGCCACAatgctggaggaggtggagggTGTCCTGCAGCGCCGACCTGTCATCTGGGACAACCTGTACGCCAACGATTATGACTGCAGACGCGTCTTCCTGGGCCCCTACACGGGACGTGCCCACGGCCTTGTGCCCAGGCTCCGTGGACTGCTGCTCAACCCCAACTGCGAGCTCCAGGCCAACTTCATCCCCATACACACACTGAGCAGCTGGTTTCAGAGCGAGCTGAGGAGCTGTGCCCACGCTGATCACACAG GGATGGAGGCTGCGGCAGCTCTGGGGGACAGCCAGGGCTCACAGGAGGGGAGCTACAGCCCCCAGGAGGCCTTGGAGCTTGCGCTGCTTGACTGGGTGGCCGAGATAAACCAGCAGGCCTTGGAGCCAG GAGGAAGGACCTCGGGACACCCCAGCATCAGCCTCAAGGGAGGAACGAGGCTGCAGTCTGGCACAGCCGGAGAACAGGAGGTCACGCccgacccccagccccacaaccCTCTTCCCAGTGGGGCGGACCAGCACGGCCCTGAGCCCTGTGGCATGGCaccaggggagggaaggaggaaggtgaCCTCGGAGCCTGAGAAGGACGGTGGGAGCAGGATCTCTGCTGGCGGTCAGCAAAGCCCCACAGGGGACGGGGACCAGCTCCCCATGGGGAACAGAGAGAGCTGTGagccctcctctgctctgcccagcgCAGCTGGGAGTGCCCAGTCCGCAGGAACCCCGGTGGCTACCGAGACCCTCCACAGCTCAGGCCCCGCAATGCGCTGCAGCAATGGGGCCAACGCCAGCCAGAACCTTCCCCTACCCACCCGTGATGCCAGGACAGGGGATggcagccctccccagccccccagcagtACCCAGCCCGAGGCCAGCAGGGCTGATGTGCCCCAGACACCCCCAGGGCCTGAGGCTTGCACCAgccctggccccccagcaccgcTCACTGATGGGGCTGGTGCTAgccctggccccccagcaccacccaccTCAGAGGAGGCTGGGTCCAGCCCCATGGCCCTGCTGACCCTGGAGGAGGCTGGGTCTGGCCCCCTGGTACCACTGACTCCCAAGGAGGCCAGGtccagccccccagcaccagTGACCCCAAAGGAAGCCAggtccagccccacagcaccgGTGACCCCAGAAGAGGCCAGGTCCAGCCCCATGACACTGCTGACCCCAGAGGAGGCTGGCTCTGTCCCTACGGCACTGCTGACCCTCGAGGAGGCCAggtccagccccacagcaccacTGACTCTGGGGGAGGTGCGGATGCTGGTGGAGCTCTTCTACCTGCCCTACCATCATGGGCCACAGGCGCAGCATCTCCTGGAGCACTTTCGGTGGCTCCGGGCAAACAGCCTCAGCGTGGCGGTCCCGGCCACAGCAACCGACGCCAGCAGG GGCACGCAGTGGCGTGGCCGAGCCCAGtccttccagctgctctgcGCTCAGATATGCCGCCTGCACAGCCATTTCGTCAGCAGCGCCGGACGGGCACTGCTCTATGATCTCCACCCCTACCTCTGGGACATCCGCAACATGCTGCTGGCCGCCAGTGCCTTCATCCTCTGGCTGG ATGGCCATCTCCTCTGCGACCCTGACCCCAAGGTCACCTGGGGAAGCTGCTTTGGCT ggTGCCAGAGCATCGCTGCCCCGatcctgctggggggggatgCTGAACCCTGGACGCATCGTGGGGGCCTCTTTGGAGAGCTGCAG gcactgctgcccgtGGGGAACAGCTGTGACCTCTTCTACCACCCACCTCCGCTCTTCCCATCCAGCCAGCTGTACCTCCTGCgcccgctgctgccgccggacAAG GGAGAGCTGTACCGAATGTGCCGGGAGAGTTTGGACTGTGACCCCAAAGTCGCAGACGTCCTTGCGGCCCATCCCGATCTCCTCGGTGACAG gctgctgggcagcttCCTGAGCCTGAGCCCCGAGTACACATTTGTGCTGGAGGACGAGGGTGGGCCGTGCGGCTACGCGGCCGGAGCACTCTGCGCTGAAGGCTTCCTGCGACAGCGAGACAGCAACTGGCTGCCTGCCGTACGGCAGAAGTACCCCCAAGACCTGAGTGCGGGTGGCCCAGCTCTGGGACAG GATGCCCTGGAGGAAGCGCTGCTCTTCTTCCACGCAGAGCTGCCGGCTGTGCCCCTGCCTGTGCTGCGGCGCTTTCCCTCCCTGGTGCAGCTGGGCACAGCCCCCCGCGTGCTGGACGTGGGGGCCAGCCGCAGCCTGGCTATCTGCCTGCTGAGCGCGCTCAGGGCCAACG GGTCACGGGGAGTGTTTTGCCAGGTCAGCGCCACTGACCGGCAGCAGCTGAGCTTCTACGGCAAGCTGGGCTTCGTCGCCCTGCCAGTGGCCTTGGGCAGCTCCCCCAGCGCTCAGCTCCTGGGACGTCTCCTCTGA